The following coding sequences are from one Calypte anna isolate BGI_N300 chromosome 18, bCalAnn1_v1.p, whole genome shotgun sequence window:
- the SLC16A6 gene encoding monocarboxylate transporter 7: protein MTVKAVKMPCTAPNVYAKVPDGGWGWTVAFAFFFVEALTYGIIKSFGVFFNDLMESFDETNSRISWIISICVFVQTFTAPLSTVLSNRFGHRFVVMAGGVLVSTGMVTASFARSVVDMYVTIGIISGLGYCLSFLPTVTILSQYFDKRRSLVTAVASTGECFAVFSFAPAITALKEQIGWRYSLLSVGVLQLSIVICGSLLRPILIKEQEEVKVQPPEEPTETKYMLENEQTRTSIESIDSGVEITTSPSNVPGKTKAEPKSEEPKEPVQILVENNSTPPEPKTKLLDFSVMRDYSFICYAFFGLFATLGFFAPSLYIIPLSLSLGIGKDHSAYILSAMAIAEVFGRISAGWVLNKKPIRKIYIELICVVLLSVALFAFPFASEFWGLMICSIFFGFMLGTVAGTHIPLLAEDDVVGIARMSSAAGVYVFIQSLAGLAGPPLAGVLVDTTQNYSSAFYSCAAGMVLGAVFLSLVRPCKVGLCHHHQQQQQQQQQGAEESPGGVVSDLPDDFIDMDIGKAEHSGKGCDGVA from the exons ATGACTGTCAAAGCTGTAAAAATGCCGTGCACTGCTCCAAATGTTTATGCTAAAGTGCCTGATGGAGGATGGGGTTGGAcagttgcttttgctttcttctttgtgGAAGCTCTAACGTACGGCATTATCAAATCGTTTGGTGTCTTCTTCAACGACCTGATGGAAAGCTTTGATGAAACCAACAGCAGGATATCCTGGATAATATCCATATGTGTGTTTGTCCAGACCTTCACAG ctcctctctccacGGTGCTCAGCAATCGCTTTGGTCACCGCTTTGTGGTGATGGCTGGAGGGGTTCTGGTCAGCACAGGCATGGTCACTGCCTCCTTTGCCCGCAGTGTTGTGGACATGTATGTCACCATTGGCATCATCTCTG GCCTTGGATACTGCCTCTCTTTCCTCCCGACTGTCACCATTTTATCACAGTATTTTGACAAAAGACGTTCGCTGGTCACAGCAGTGGCTTCTACAGGGgaatgttttgctgttttctcctttgcacCAG CAATTACTGCTTTGAAGGAGCAGATTGGCTGGAGGTACAGCCTCCTTTCTGTCGGGGTGCTACAGCTGAGCATTGTCATCTGTGGATCTCTGCTGCGACCCATCCTCATCAAGGAGCAAGAAGAAGTGAAAGTGCAGCCTCCAGAAGAGCCCACGGAGACAAAGTACATGCTTGAAAACGAGCAAACACGCACCTCAATAGAGTCCATAGACTCAGGAGTAGAAATAACTACCTCACCCAGCAATGTGCCTGGAAAAACCAAAGCGGAGCCGAAAAGTGAAGAACCAAAGGAACCCGTGCAGATACTTGTTGAAAATAACAGCACCCCTCCAGaaccaaaaaccaaactacTGGACTTTTCTGTGATGAGAGACTATAGCTTTATCTGTTATGCATTCTTTGGCCTGTTTGCTACCCTGGGCTTCTTTGCTCCTTCCCTCTACATCATCCCCCTGAGCCTCAGCCTTGGCATTGGCAAAGACCACTCTGCCTACATCCTCTCGGCCATGGCCATCGCAGAGGTCTTTGGAAGAATTTCAGCTGGCTGGGTCCTCAACAAAAAACCCATCCGCAAGATCTACATCGAACTCATCTGCGTTGTCCTGCTCTCTGTAGCCTTGTTTGCCTTCCCTTTTGCCTCTGAGTTCTGGGGCTTGATGATATGTAGCATATTTTTTGGGTTCATGCTCGGGACGGTAGCGGGCACGCATATCCCCCTCCTGGCAGAAGATGATGTGGTTGGAATTGCAAGGAtgtcttctgctgctggggtcTACGTCTTCATTCAAAGCTTAGCTGGGTTGGCTGGACCACCCCTTGCAG gtgTCTTAGTGGATACAACTCAGAACTACAGCTCAGCCTTCTactcctgtgctgctggcatgGTCCTGGGTGCTGTGTTTCTGTCCCTGGTGAGGCCATGCAAGGTTGGGCtgtgccaccaccaccagcagcagcagcagcagcaacagcaaggTGCAGAGGAGAGCCCAGGGGGGGTCGTGTCAGACTTGCCAGATGACTTTATTGACATGGATAttggaaaagcagaacattCAGGAAAAGGCTGTGATGGTGTggcataa